A region of Capra hircus breed San Clemente chromosome 11, ASM170441v1, whole genome shotgun sequence DNA encodes the following proteins:
- the CEBPZ gene encoding CCAAT/enhancer-binding protein zeta isoform X1 — protein sequence MAAAEKPLEFHAKRPWGPEKGLEDSDEDEEDNNDETEDAFSLQEVLRLGGTKQDYLMLAALDENEEVVDGGKKGAIDDLQQGELETFIQNLSLAKYTKAFLIKEDQPAKKEDASKKEARVSKVDSKKQKAAESESKVKNKKRPEQHSDENNSAITKAKKDKQQDVFEFFERQTLLLKSGGKWYDLEYSNEYCLEPQPRDVVSKYKALAQKLYEHEINLFKNKTNNQKGASSAWMKAIVSSGTLGDRMAAMILLIQDDAIHTLQFVETLVNLVKKKGSKQQCLMALDTFKELLITDLLPDNRKLRVFSQHPFNKLEQLSSGNRDSRDRRLILWYFEHQLKHLVAEFVQVLETLSHDSLVATKTRALMVAHELLCNKPEEEKAFLVQVVNKLGDPQNRIATKASHLLETLLCKHPNMKGVVCGEVERLLFRSNISSKAQYYAICFLNQMVLSHEESELANKLITLYFCFFRTCVKKKDIQSKMLSALLTGVNRAYPYAQTGDDKVREQVDTLFRVLHVVNFNTSVQALMLLFQVMNSQQTISDRYYAALYRKMLDPGLMLCSKQAMFLNLVYKSLKADIVLRRVKAFVKRLLQVTCEQMPPFICGALYLVSEILKAKPGLRSQLDDHPESDEEENFIDIADDEEAEKFTDVDKETETDTVKKVEMEETESESHVGTKKVESASWVHFDNLKGGKKLNTYDPFSRNPLYCGAENTSLWELKKLSEHFHPSVALFAKTILQGNYIEYSGDPLQDFTLMRFLDRFVYRNPKPHKGKENTDSVVMQPKRKHFMKDIRSLAVNSKEFLAKEESQIPVDEVFFYRYYKKVTTGKVKQKRNEDEESIEDVDDEEFERMIDTFEDDNCFTSGKDDLDFASNMKKKAKGAKDDSEDEDSEDDDLDNLDDDEVSLGSMNEEFAEIEEDGGTFMDVLDDENEGISETELDDEVRLKVSNKKNKRKGANDFDFAGSFQGPRKKKKRDFDDSNLFVSAEEFGHLLDENMGSKFDNIGMNAMANKDNASLKQLRWEAERDDWLHNRDVKSIIKRKKNFRKRPKTTPKIKKQRR from the exons ATGGCGGCAGCCGAGAAACCTTTGGAGTTCCATGCTAAGCGGCCCTGGGGCCCGGAGAAAGGGCTAGAAGATTCGGACGAAGACGAAGAGGATAATAACGATGAAACCGAGGATGCATTCTCCCTTCAGGAAGTGTTGCGGCTCGGAGGCACCAAG CAAGATTATCTTATGTTGGCTGCTTTGGATGAGAATGAGGAAGTTGTGGATGGAGGCAAAAAAGGAGCAATTGATGATCTTCAGCAAGGTGAACTGGAAACATTTATTCAGAATCTTAGTCTGGCCAAGTACACAAAAGCTTTCTTAATTAAAGAAGATCAACCAGCTAAAAAAGAAGATGCCAGCAAGAAGGAAGCAAGAGTATCTAAAGTAGATAGTAAAAAGCAAAAagcagcagaaagtgaaagtaaggTGAAAAATAAGAAGAGGCCAGAACAGCATTCTGATGAGAACAACAGTGCCataacaaaagcaaagaaagataagCAACAGGACGTCTTTGAATTTTTTGAGAGACAGACATTGTTACTTAAGTCTGGCGGCAAATGGTATGATCTGGAGTATAGCAATGAATATTGTTTGGAACCCCAGCCTCGGGATGTTGTGTCTAAGTACAAAGCCTTGGCTCAGAAGCTGTATGAACATGAAATCAATTTATTCAAAAATAAGACGAATAACCAAAAGGGAGCCTCTTCTGCCTGGATGAAGGCAATTGTATCATCAGGGACTCTAGGTGACAGAATGGCAGCCATGATTCTTCTAATTCAGGATGATGCTATTCATACGCTCCAGTTTGTGGAAACTCTCGTGAACCTTGTTAAAAAGAAGGGCAGCAAACAGCAGTGCCTCATGGCTTTGGATACTTTCAAAGAGTTACTCATTACAGACCTTTTGCCAGATAATCGAAAGCTGCGGGTTTTCAGCCAGCATCCTTTCAACAAACTAGAGCAGTTGTCCAGTGGCAACAGGGACTCCAGAGACAGAAGACTCATATTATGGTATTTTGAACACCAGCTGAAACACTTAGTGGCTGAATTTGTGCAAGTCTTAGAAACTTTAAGTCATGATTCATTAGTAGCCACCAAAACTCGAGCCCTCATGGTGGCTCACGAGCTTCTTTGTAACAAACCTGAGGAAGAAAAAGCCTTTCTTGTGCAGGTGGTAAATAAACTGGGAGATCCTCAGAACAGAATAGCCACCAAAgcctcccatctcttggagaCACTGCTTTGTAAACATCCCAACATGAAAGGAGTTGTGTGTGGTGAAGTAGAGAGACTGCTGTTCCGCTCAAATATCAGCTCCAAAGCCCAGTATTAtgcaatttgctttttaaatcaaaTGGTCCTCTCTCATGAAGAAAGTGAACTAGCTAACAAATTAATaactctttatttttgtttttttcggACTTGCGTCAAGAAAAAAGATATTCAGTCAAAAATGCTCAGTGCCCTTTTAACAGGAGTGAATAGGGCATACCCCTATGCCCAGACTGGCGATGACAAAGTGAGGGAGCAGGTTGATACGCTTTTCAGAGTGCTGCATGTTGTGAATTTTAATACCAGTGTGCAGGCTTTAATGTTACTCTTCCAAGTTATGAATTCTCAGCAGACAATATCAGATCGATATTATGCAGCATTATATCG gaAGATGCTGGATCCGGGGTTGATGTTGTGTTCTAAGCAAGCCATGTTTCTTAACCTTGTCTACAAGTCTCTGAAAGCTGACATCGTGTTGCGGAGGGTGAAGGCTTTTGTGAAGAGGTTACTTCAAGTCACTTGTGAACAGATGCCACCATTTATATGTGGAGCTTTGTATCTTGTATCTGAGATCCTCAAAGCAAAACCAGGTTTAAGAAGTCAACTGGATGATCATCCG GAGTCTGATGAGGAAGAAAATTTTATTGACATAGCAGATgatgaagaagcagaaaaattcACTGATgtagataaagaaacagaaacagataccGTGAAAAAAGTTGAGATGGAAGAAACTGAGTCTGAAAGTCATGTGGGAACCAAAAAGGTAGAGTCTGCTTCTTGGGTGCACTTTGATAACTTAAAAG GTGgcaaaaagttaaacacatatGATCCATTCAGTAGAAACCCTTTGTACTGTGGAGCTGAAAATACAAGTCTTTGGGAACTCAAAAAG CTATCTGAGCATTTTCATCCTTCTGTGGCCCTTTTTGCAAAGACTATTCTTCAG GGAAATTACATTGAGTATTCGGGGGATCCACTGCAGGATTTCACACTAATGAGGTTCTTGGATCGATTTGTATATCGAAATCCAAAGCCACATAAAGGCAAAG AAAACACAGACAGTGTtgtgatgcagccaaaaagaaaacattttatgaaGGATATTCGTAGTCTTGCTG TTAACAGTAAGGAGTTCCTTGCAAAAGAAGAAAGCCAAATACCAGTAGATGAAGTGTTTTTCTACAG gTATTATAAAAAAGTTACTACTGGTAAAGTGAAACAAAAACGGAATGAAGATGAAGAAAGTATAGAAGATGTGGACGATGAGGAATTTGAAAGGATGATTG ACACATTTGAAGATGATAATTGTTTCACCTCTGGAAAGGATGACCTTGATTTCGCTAG CAACATGAAGAAGAAGGCAAAAGGAGCTAAGGATGACTCAGAAGATGAAGATTCAGAAGATGACGACCTTGATAATTTGGATGACGATGAAGTTTCCTTAGGAAGTATGAATGAAGAATTCGCTGAAATTGAGGAAGATGGAGGAACATTCATGGATGTGTTAGATGATGAGAATGAGGGCATTTCAG AAACAGAACTTGATGATGAAGTCAGACTCAAAGTCAGtaataagaaaaacaagagaaaaggtgCAAATGATTTTGACTTTGCTGGGTCGTTTCAAG
- the CEBPZ gene encoding CCAAT/enhancer-binding protein zeta isoform X2 codes for MAAAEKPLEFHAKRPWGPEKGLEDSDEDEEDNNDETEDAFSLQEVLRLGGTKQDYLMLAALDENEEVVDGGKKGAIDDLQQGELETFIQNLSLAKYTKAFLIKEDQPAKKEDASKKEARVSKVDSKKQKAAESESKVKNKKRPEQHSDENNSAITKAKKDKQQDVFEFFERQTLLLKSGGKWYDLEYSNEYCLEPQPRDVVSKYKALAQKLYEHEINLFKNKTNNQKGASSAWMKAIVSSGTLGDRMAAMILLIQDDAIHTLQFVETLVNLVKKKGSKQQCLMALDTFKELLITDLLPDNRKLRVFSQHPFNKLEQLSSGNRDSRDRRLILWYFEHQLKHLVAEFVQVLETLSHDSLVATKTRALMVAHELLCNKPEEEKAFLVQVVNKLGDPQNRIATKASHLLETLLCKHPNMKGVVCGEVERLLFRSNISSKAQYYAICFLNQMVLSHEESELANKLITLYFCFFRTCVKKKDIQSKMLSALLTGVNRAYPYAQTGDDKVREQVDTLFRVLHVVNFNTSVQALMLLFQVMNSQQTISDRYYAALYRKMLDPGLMLCSKQAMFLNLVYKSLKADIVLRRVKAFVKRLLQVTCEQMPPFICGALYLVSEILKAKPGLRSQLDDHPESDEEENFIDIADDEEAEKFTDVDKETETDTVKKVEMEETESESHVGTKKVESASWVHFDNLKGGKKLNTYDPFSRNPLYCGAENTSLWELKKLSEHFHPSVALFAKTILQGNYIEYSGDPLQDFTLMRFLDRFVYRNPKPHKGKENTDSVVMQPKRKHFMKDIRSLAVNSKEFLAKEESQIPVDEVFFYRYYKKVTTGKVKQKRNEDEESIEDVDDEEFERMIDTFEDDNCFTSGKDDLDFASNMKKKAKGAKDDSEDEDSEDDDLDNLDDDEVSLGSMNEEFAEIEEDGGTFMDVLDDENEGISELDDEVRLKVSNKKNKRKGANDFDFAGSFQGPRKKKKRDFDDSNLFVSAEEFGHLLDENMGSKFDNIGMNAMANKDNASLKQLRWEAERDDWLHNRDVKSIIKRKKNFRKRPKTTPKIKKQRR; via the exons ATGGCGGCAGCCGAGAAACCTTTGGAGTTCCATGCTAAGCGGCCCTGGGGCCCGGAGAAAGGGCTAGAAGATTCGGACGAAGACGAAGAGGATAATAACGATGAAACCGAGGATGCATTCTCCCTTCAGGAAGTGTTGCGGCTCGGAGGCACCAAG CAAGATTATCTTATGTTGGCTGCTTTGGATGAGAATGAGGAAGTTGTGGATGGAGGCAAAAAAGGAGCAATTGATGATCTTCAGCAAGGTGAACTGGAAACATTTATTCAGAATCTTAGTCTGGCCAAGTACACAAAAGCTTTCTTAATTAAAGAAGATCAACCAGCTAAAAAAGAAGATGCCAGCAAGAAGGAAGCAAGAGTATCTAAAGTAGATAGTAAAAAGCAAAAagcagcagaaagtgaaagtaaggTGAAAAATAAGAAGAGGCCAGAACAGCATTCTGATGAGAACAACAGTGCCataacaaaagcaaagaaagataagCAACAGGACGTCTTTGAATTTTTTGAGAGACAGACATTGTTACTTAAGTCTGGCGGCAAATGGTATGATCTGGAGTATAGCAATGAATATTGTTTGGAACCCCAGCCTCGGGATGTTGTGTCTAAGTACAAAGCCTTGGCTCAGAAGCTGTATGAACATGAAATCAATTTATTCAAAAATAAGACGAATAACCAAAAGGGAGCCTCTTCTGCCTGGATGAAGGCAATTGTATCATCAGGGACTCTAGGTGACAGAATGGCAGCCATGATTCTTCTAATTCAGGATGATGCTATTCATACGCTCCAGTTTGTGGAAACTCTCGTGAACCTTGTTAAAAAGAAGGGCAGCAAACAGCAGTGCCTCATGGCTTTGGATACTTTCAAAGAGTTACTCATTACAGACCTTTTGCCAGATAATCGAAAGCTGCGGGTTTTCAGCCAGCATCCTTTCAACAAACTAGAGCAGTTGTCCAGTGGCAACAGGGACTCCAGAGACAGAAGACTCATATTATGGTATTTTGAACACCAGCTGAAACACTTAGTGGCTGAATTTGTGCAAGTCTTAGAAACTTTAAGTCATGATTCATTAGTAGCCACCAAAACTCGAGCCCTCATGGTGGCTCACGAGCTTCTTTGTAACAAACCTGAGGAAGAAAAAGCCTTTCTTGTGCAGGTGGTAAATAAACTGGGAGATCCTCAGAACAGAATAGCCACCAAAgcctcccatctcttggagaCACTGCTTTGTAAACATCCCAACATGAAAGGAGTTGTGTGTGGTGAAGTAGAGAGACTGCTGTTCCGCTCAAATATCAGCTCCAAAGCCCAGTATTAtgcaatttgctttttaaatcaaaTGGTCCTCTCTCATGAAGAAAGTGAACTAGCTAACAAATTAATaactctttatttttgtttttttcggACTTGCGTCAAGAAAAAAGATATTCAGTCAAAAATGCTCAGTGCCCTTTTAACAGGAGTGAATAGGGCATACCCCTATGCCCAGACTGGCGATGACAAAGTGAGGGAGCAGGTTGATACGCTTTTCAGAGTGCTGCATGTTGTGAATTTTAATACCAGTGTGCAGGCTTTAATGTTACTCTTCCAAGTTATGAATTCTCAGCAGACAATATCAGATCGATATTATGCAGCATTATATCG gaAGATGCTGGATCCGGGGTTGATGTTGTGTTCTAAGCAAGCCATGTTTCTTAACCTTGTCTACAAGTCTCTGAAAGCTGACATCGTGTTGCGGAGGGTGAAGGCTTTTGTGAAGAGGTTACTTCAAGTCACTTGTGAACAGATGCCACCATTTATATGTGGAGCTTTGTATCTTGTATCTGAGATCCTCAAAGCAAAACCAGGTTTAAGAAGTCAACTGGATGATCATCCG GAGTCTGATGAGGAAGAAAATTTTATTGACATAGCAGATgatgaagaagcagaaaaattcACTGATgtagataaagaaacagaaacagataccGTGAAAAAAGTTGAGATGGAAGAAACTGAGTCTGAAAGTCATGTGGGAACCAAAAAGGTAGAGTCTGCTTCTTGGGTGCACTTTGATAACTTAAAAG GTGgcaaaaagttaaacacatatGATCCATTCAGTAGAAACCCTTTGTACTGTGGAGCTGAAAATACAAGTCTTTGGGAACTCAAAAAG CTATCTGAGCATTTTCATCCTTCTGTGGCCCTTTTTGCAAAGACTATTCTTCAG GGAAATTACATTGAGTATTCGGGGGATCCACTGCAGGATTTCACACTAATGAGGTTCTTGGATCGATTTGTATATCGAAATCCAAAGCCACATAAAGGCAAAG AAAACACAGACAGTGTtgtgatgcagccaaaaagaaaacattttatgaaGGATATTCGTAGTCTTGCTG TTAACAGTAAGGAGTTCCTTGCAAAAGAAGAAAGCCAAATACCAGTAGATGAAGTGTTTTTCTACAG gTATTATAAAAAAGTTACTACTGGTAAAGTGAAACAAAAACGGAATGAAGATGAAGAAAGTATAGAAGATGTGGACGATGAGGAATTTGAAAGGATGATTG ACACATTTGAAGATGATAATTGTTTCACCTCTGGAAAGGATGACCTTGATTTCGCTAG CAACATGAAGAAGAAGGCAAAAGGAGCTAAGGATGACTCAGAAGATGAAGATTCAGAAGATGACGACCTTGATAATTTGGATGACGATGAAGTTTCCTTAGGAAGTATGAATGAAGAATTCGCTGAAATTGAGGAAGATGGAGGAACATTCATGGATGTGTTAGATGATGAGAATGAGGGCATTTCAG AACTTGATGATGAAGTCAGACTCAAAGTCAGtaataagaaaaacaagagaaaaggtgCAAATGATTTTGACTTTGCTGGGTCGTTTCAAG